The following coding sequences lie in one Eriocheir sinensis breed Jianghai 21 chromosome 19, ASM2467909v1, whole genome shotgun sequence genomic window:
- the LOC127000742 gene encoding fat-like cadherin-related tumor suppressor homolog, whose protein sequence is MNGDLDYSIRTGKGKKGRFKIHPKTGQVFSNKAFSPSKTFDLMIQVKDNGAPQLTATTRVLVRVMDVPEESPNPPVLQPPPPAHVMETDAPGHLVSFINARDPDNDTLWYYITEGDESGRFSMGVDSGLVSLARRLDHEEQHHYALTVTATDGVHTAATKLVVEVMDANDHRPVFSARTYEGAVSEDVAPGSTVVTLQCRDRDQSPTASSAVYFTLHHAQALASQGLFTVDSFTGDLIVAEPMDREVSSVHELTVSCRDRGRQENADFARVSVTVEDANDHEPVFLEPMITAKVSVGAAAGTAVVRVMALDHDKGDNGRISYSIFEGNAGGIFNIDTALGVISLTRTLAEAQPPEYLLLVRATDHAAQARAASVPVRVMVTASQSSPPSWQGNKPHVEEVGEWVAVGTDGPGARHGVLTVGPPLLADGRE, encoded by the exons atccaGGTGAAGGACAACGGGGCGCCGCAGCTGACGGCCACCACGCGGGTCCTCGTGCGTGTGATGGACGTGCCCGAGGAGTCTCCCAACCCGCCGGTCCTGcagccgccgccccccgcccacgTGATGGAGACGGACGCGCCGGGCCACCTGGTGTCCTTCATCAACGCTCGGGACCCGGATAACGACACCTTGTGGTACTACATCACAG AGGGTGACGAGAGCGGCCGGTTCAGCATGGGCGTGGACTCTGGCCTGGTGAGCCTGGCCCGCCGCCTGGACCACGAGGAGCAGCACCACTACGCCCTCACCGTCACGGCCACAGACGGCGtccacaccgccgccaccaag ctcgtggtggaggtgatggacgcCAATGATCACCGCCCGGTGTTCAGCGCCAGGACCTACGAGGGTGCCGTGAGCGAGGACGTGGCGCCGGGGTCCACCGTGGTCACCCTGCAGTGCCGAGACAGGGACCAGTCACCCACGGCGTCCTCCGCGGTGTACTTCACGCTGCACCACGCCCAGGCCTTGGCGTCCCAGGGCCTCTTCACCGTGGACTCGTTCACTGGTGACCTCATCGTGGCCGAGCCCATGGACAG GGAGGTGTCCAGCGTCCACGAGCTGACCGTGAGCTGCAGGGACCGCGGCCGACAGGAGAACGCAGACTTTGCCCGCGTGTCCGTGACGGTGGAGGACGCCAACGACCACGAGCCCGTCTTCCTGGAGCCCATGATCACCGCCAAG GTGAGCGTGGGGGCCGCGGCGGGCACGGCGGTGGTGCGGGTGATGGCGCTGGACCACGACAAGGGCGACAACGGCAGGATATCCTACTCCATCTTCGAGG GTAATGCTGGAGGAATCTTCAACATTGACACTGCCCTCGGCGTGATCAGCCTCACCCGAACCCTGGCCGAGGCCCAGCCCCCGGAGTATCTGCTGCTGGTGCGGGCCACGGACCACGCCGCGCAGGCCCGCGCCGCCTCGGTGCCGGTCCGGGTCATGGTGACCGCCTCGCAGAGCTCGCCGCCCTCCTGGCAGGGCAATAAGCCGCACGTGGAGGAGGTCGGGGAGTGGGTGGCGGTGGGCACGGACGGCCCTGGCGCGCGTCACGGCGTCCTCACCGTCGGCCCTCCACTACTCGCTGACGGGCGGGAATGA